Below is a genomic region from Tissierellales bacterium.
ATCACATTTTTCATATTTGATACTTTTAGTTACCGCTATGCTTTATTTTAAAATTAGAAAATGGACACTTATGTCCCTTTTTTACAAAACTGATAATAAGCAAAGTTCTTTAATTATTAAATTTATTGGTGGAATTTTGGGCATATTTTTGATTTTATGGGGTTATAAAATTGCATTATCGTCTACACCTATGACCTTTATTCCAAATATGATAATAACACTATTTATTGTAGTAATCGGAACAGGATTTTTTGTAATTCACTTTTGTTCTCTTATGACTAGTCTCATAAAAAAGATAAATTCCAAATATCATATCTCTACTAATTTCTACACTTGGCAGTCACTGCCAGCAAAATTTCACAAGTACAGATGGCTATTATTTTTAGTTTCAATATTATCAGCTACTACACTTACAATACTTGGCACTAGTCTTAGCATGTCTACAATTCAAGACTATTATTTAAATCAGTACTATCCTTATGATTTATCAATAATATATAATGATAACAACTTTTATAATGAAATAAGTAATTACTTGAAATCAGAAAACACTGATATACGTTTAGATAAAGAAAATAGTTTTGTTTTAAATTCAATTGAAGTCGAATCGCAAATAATGATAAGCGGATATTATTATGACTCCGATTATCGAGATTCTTTGTTTGTCAAATATTCCGATTTAAAACTCCACAGACCTAATTTGCCTGAAATAAAAGACGATGAAGTCCTTTTTTATAGAAATACGTTTCTAGAAAATCCTTCTTATACCGGATTTTTAAAACTAAATGGTAGAACTTTTGATATAAAAATGTTGAAATCACCTATAACAAATTATAATTTTACAAATAAAGAATTAGTAGTAGTCTCTGACAGCTTGTTTGACAGTCTCGACAAAAATAATTATTCATACATTTATAATGTATATTTTAAAAATAAAGGCTCCATTGAGCAAAATTATGCTATTTTATCTAGCTTCTTAAATAATTTTGACCATAATTCATCTGTGCTAAAGGCCTACTACTACATAAGCGTAGGCTTTACACTGAGTTCTTATAGCTTTGTAGCTCTTTTTGTAAGTTTCGTCTTTCTAATTTCAATGGGAAGTGTAATGTATTTTAAATTACTTGGAAATATAAATGTTGATATGAAAAATATCACTCTTCTATCTAAACTAGGAATGACTAGAACCGATATTAGAAGGCATATAGCTCTGCAATTATCTTATTTATTGGTTATACCTCTTGTAATTGGAATAATTCACAGTAGCATTGCTATCATTTCATTTTCTCAAATAATTTACCTTGATTTAGCTACGGCTATAAAACATAATTTGATAATATATTGTCCGCTTTATATTCTATATTACTTAATTACAATAAAATCTTATTACAATGCTATCGATCAAGAACTCTATATTCAAAACTAAAAAATGTCCTAGAAATGAATCAATCACTTCTAGGACATTTTTAGTCCTTCATTAAGTCTTATATATAATTTTAACTTTGCTTTTCATCAATTAGATTTTTTAAACCTTCAGCTAAAAATGACTGCTCAATATTGAAATATGACTTGTATTCCAAACAAGAGTTATAAATAGCTTCATCAAATTTGCTCACTTTTTTTGCTTTTATAAGTATATTCTTTGGTGTGTGTTCTAAATCAATAAATTCCATGATATTTACCTCATATCCAAATGCTTCTAGGTACATACCTCTTAAACTATCCGTCATAAGTGCCGATACTCTTTCCTTTAAAATACCATGTTTTAAAAGAGGATTCAATTTTTCCTGTTTTATTTGAGGAAAAAATTCATGCTGACAACATGGAACGGACAAAATATTTTTCACATCCCAAGTAATACCCTTTATAAGCGCTGCATCTGTAGCTGTATCACATGCATGAAGAGTAATTATCAAATCTACGCTACCCTTCATTTCATAATCTTTTATATTGCCATACTTAAATAACAAACCCTCATAGTTTAATTTTTGTGCTACGTCATTGCAAAAATCTATGACATCTTCCTTCAAGTCAAGTCCAATTATATCTACTTCATATGATTTAAGATTTACCAAATAATAATACAAAGCA
It encodes:
- a CDS encoding SAM-dependent methyltransferase — protein: MVEFLEVCIRERNLIYGVVSKKAKKTFPEFNKISFKPFEKGSDYFIQLEYVYDKKVIHENLSADLAIDKLNEFLELDFRQVNVFAKDADYQALISKKGKVKVSKKAPSRKLENLSHNKEKNYLIRDGEKCDFLIELGVMTSEGKVKPSRYNKFRQINRFLELVEDVVSNFDSNEKVKIIDFGCGKSYLTFALYYYLVNLKSYEVDIIGLDLKEDVIDFCNDVAQKLNYEGLLFKYGNIKDYEMKGSVDLIITLHACDTATDAALIKGITWDVKNILSVPCCQHEFFPQIKQEKLNPLLKHGILKERVSALMTDSLRGMYLEAFGYEVNIMEFIDLEHTPKNILIKAKKVSKFDEAIYNSCLEYKSYFNIEQSFLAEGLKNLIDEKQS